The following coding sequences lie in one Methanooceanicella nereidis genomic window:
- a CDS encoding lysine exporter LysO family protein — MILIILFALALGILLGVFDLIPCFFTPYLDTLLTVMLCMLMFVIGVDMSQNKTVAAEIKRMGIKIVLLPLFIAAGSIVGALCISCVTNVAPTYAMAIGAGFGWYTLSGVMLTSLVGADIGTMALLSNVFREVLAFMLVPVVVKYLGKISAIAPGGATSMDTTLPVVVKYAGSEMSVIAFISGIVLSLLVMVLVPLFAGL; from the coding sequence ATGATACTTATCATACTGTTCGCCCTTGCGCTTGGCATATTGCTGGGAGTGTTTGATCTCATACCCTGCTTTTTCACGCCGTACCTGGATACCCTGCTCACTGTCATGCTGTGCATGCTGATGTTCGTGATAGGCGTGGACATGAGCCAGAACAAGACCGTGGCCGCGGAGATCAAACGCATGGGCATCAAGATAGTCTTACTGCCGCTATTTATCGCGGCGGGCAGCATAGTCGGGGCGCTATGCATAAGCTGTGTCACCAACGTTGCTCCGACGTATGCCATGGCCATTGGCGCAGGATTCGGCTGGTATACTCTTTCCGGCGTCATGCTTACGTCGCTGGTCGGCGCAGACATCGGCACGATGGCTCTGCTGTCGAACGTTTTCAGGGAAGTGCTCGCGTTCATGCTCGTGCCTGTCGTCGTAAAATATCTGGGCAAGATCTCTGCGATAGCGCCCGGCGGCGCGACATCGATGGATACTACGCTTCCCGTGGTCGTGAAGTACGCCGGCAGTGAAATGAGCGTGATAGCCTTCATAAGCGGCATCGTATTGTCGCTGCTCGTGATGGTGCTTGTGCCGCTCTTCGCAGGGCTCTAG
- a CDS encoding DUF2150 family protein, translating to MITFYSEERWNNWINQVKESKFKIDPNAEGLGREGIVFLDMEEDVILAICKITGKLQRGMISKEDAAANLQMMKEIVLQKVEPMDDDKDMMVESVQSALVGVFAAAEYFVEGDFNEKDNPEKLILEAAKAEEKEDLDKAFELVGKAGALVLSGKAFDSEKVLDKIPPSFVAEGVDGIDSIAAVLAGGIDYSDEADDEND from the coding sequence ATGATCACGTTTTACTCAGAGGAAAGGTGGAACAACTGGATTAACCAGGTGAAGGAGAGCAAGTTCAAGATAGATCCCAACGCAGAGGGTCTCGGAAGAGAGGGTATAGTGTTCCTCGACATGGAAGAGGACGTAATACTTGCGATCTGTAAGATCACCGGAAAACTGCAGCGCGGAATGATATCTAAAGAGGATGCTGCAGCAAACCTCCAGATGATGAAGGAGATAGTCCTCCAGAAAGTCGAGCCGATGGACGATGATAAGGACATGATGGTAGAGTCCGTCCAGTCCGCCCTGGTAGGCGTGTTCGCAGCAGCCGAATATTTTGTCGAGGGAGACTTTAACGAAAAGGACAACCCTGAAAAATTGATCCTTGAAGCGGCAAAGGCAGAAGAGAAGGAAGATCTTGATAAGGCGTTCGAGCTCGTTGGTAAGGCCGGCGCGCTGGTCCTTTCAGGAAAGGCATTTGACAGTGAAAAAGTCCTCGATAAGATCCCCCCGTCGTTCGTGGCTGAAGGCGTGGACGGCATCGATTCGATAGCTGCAGTGCTTGCAGGCGGCATCGACTACTCTGACGAAGCCGACGACGAAAACGATTGA
- a CDS encoding LysO family transporter — MIDQMLISVGLLIISLIAGILAGLGKGSFSEKEKKWVSKIMTGLVFVLILLMGIKTGMNDMVISNLGSYGLNALLITLGAVAGSILFAFIFDKFIVRSVAK, encoded by the coding sequence ATGATTGACCAGATGCTCATTTCAGTCGGACTTCTCATAATCTCCCTTATCGCGGGCATATTAGCAGGCCTGGGAAAAGGATCATTTTCGGAAAAGGAAAAGAAATGGGTATCAAAAATAATGACTGGCCTTGTATTCGTCCTTATACTGCTAATGGGGATCAAGACCGGAATGAACGATATGGTCATATCCAACCTCGGGTCATATGGTCTCAACGCGCTATTGATCACCCTGGGCGCCGTGGCGGGAAGCATACTGTTCGCGTTCATTTTTGATAAGTTCATCGTCAGGAGCGTGGCAAAATGA
- a CDS encoding amino acid kinase family protein, producing MIVIKLGGSLFDEAPGLLNKIKDLDADILVVPGGGEFANIVRDIDRKYSLSDDAAHWMAILAMNEYAFYLSDKTGIPLRDSISSESGVRILLPYEMIKENDELPHSWDVTSDTIAAWIAHMAGARLIKATDVDGIFVNGKLLDRAGASDIKKMKETCVDLALPGYLIKYGMDVTVVNGHYPQRVIDAIDGKMTIGTVIEGK from the coding sequence ATGATAGTGATAAAGTTAGGGGGCAGCCTTTTTGATGAGGCTCCCGGATTATTGAATAAGATAAAAGACCTCGACGCTGATATTTTAGTCGTTCCCGGGGGCGGTGAATTCGCGAATATCGTCAGGGATATTGACAGGAAATATTCGCTTTCGGATGACGCAGCACACTGGATGGCAATTCTCGCCATGAACGAGTACGCTTTTTACCTTTCCGATAAAACAGGGATACCGTTAAGGGACTCTATAAGCAGTGAGAGCGGTGTCCGGATATTGCTGCCCTATGAGATGATCAAGGAAAATGACGAACTCCCCCATTCCTGGGACGTTACGTCGGACACGATAGCCGCATGGATAGCTCACATGGCTGGCGCGCGGCTTATCAAGGCCACTGATGTGGACGGAATTTTTGTGAACGGCAAATTACTGGACAGGGCCGGGGCATCCGATATCAAAAAAATGAAAGAGACATGCGTCGACCTTGCGCTGCCGGGATACCTTATTAAATACGGGATGGACGTGACAGTGGTTAACGGACATTACCCGCAAAGGGTCATTGACGCCATTGACGGTAAAATGACCATAGGGACAGTCATAGAAGGAAAATGA
- a CDS encoding single-stranded-DNA-specific exonuclease RecJ: MERFSNTAEKCADLIRSSKEVVVVSHIDADGLTSAGIMCTALKRMGKPYTTRFEKKLDSAALKNIADNCPGKLVIFTDLGSGALDEIVALGIPAVIADHHQPRPVEYEYHLNPHLHGLNGATDICGAGMSFILAMKLGDNVDLSSLAIVGAVGDLQDMRNNALVGVNRQILEMGKEHGYLFFEKDLKLFGRQTRPIFKLLQYSSDPFIPGLSGSEDSCIAFLENAGVHVRTDTWRRWIDLSPQEKKTVTSKLIQYCLSCGMQPYKVQRLIGDVYTLLKEEPGTELRDASEYSTLLNATARYDHADIGLAVCMGDRGDAFNYARDLLEQHRRNLVNGLNYVMDKGVTRLENLQYFHAKKEIRETIVGIIAGMSSSLDCVRRDMPIIGFANSEEGIKVSGRGNHDLILRGLNLAKAIGESADEVGGAGGGHDIAAGATIPFGKEDEFITILDQKIGKQLRPKSQ, translated from the coding sequence ATGGAACGATTTAGCAATACCGCCGAAAAGTGCGCGGACCTGATAAGATCGAGCAAGGAAGTGGTCGTAGTCTCCCATATAGATGCGGACGGCCTTACGTCAGCCGGCATAATGTGTACCGCACTAAAAAGGATGGGAAAGCCATACACCACACGTTTCGAAAAAAAGCTCGATAGCGCCGCTTTAAAAAACATCGCGGATAATTGCCCGGGAAAGCTCGTTATATTTACCGACCTGGGGAGCGGAGCGCTGGACGAGATAGTAGCGCTCGGCATACCCGCAGTTATTGCAGACCATCATCAGCCAAGGCCGGTCGAGTACGAATATCATCTGAACCCCCACCTTCACGGGCTTAATGGCGCCACGGACATATGCGGGGCGGGAATGTCGTTTATCCTCGCCATGAAACTCGGCGACAACGTCGATCTTTCGTCGCTGGCCATTGTGGGCGCTGTCGGCGACCTTCAGGATATGCGTAATAATGCTCTGGTCGGAGTCAACAGGCAGATACTCGAAATGGGCAAAGAGCACGGATATCTTTTTTTTGAGAAGGATCTTAAGCTCTTTGGCAGGCAGACGAGGCCGATATTCAAACTTTTACAGTATAGCTCGGACCCGTTCATCCCCGGGCTAAGCGGAAGCGAGGACTCATGTATAGCGTTCCTGGAAAATGCGGGCGTACATGTCAGGACGGATACATGGAGGAGATGGATAGACCTGAGCCCGCAGGAAAAGAAGACCGTCACCTCAAAACTTATACAGTATTGTCTGTCGTGCGGGATGCAGCCGTATAAGGTGCAAAGGCTCATAGGGGATGTATATACGCTTCTTAAGGAAGAACCCGGAACTGAATTAAGGGACGCTTCGGAATACTCTACCCTGCTGAACGCTACCGCGAGATATGATCATGCGGATATAGGCCTGGCAGTATGCATGGGCGACAGGGGCGATGCATTTAACTATGCGCGAGACCTTTTAGAGCAGCACCGCCGAAATCTTGTGAACGGCCTCAACTACGTCATGGATAAAGGCGTGACGCGTCTTGAGAACTTACAGTACTTCCATGCGAAAAAGGAAATACGGGAAACGATAGTGGGCATCATAGCAGGGATGAGCTCGAGCCTTGACTGCGTGCGCAGGGACATGCCGATAATAGGTTTCGCAAACTCGGAAGAAGGGATCAAGGTGTCCGGCAGAGGTAACCATGACCTTATACTGAGGGGGCTGAATCTCGCGAAAGCTATCGGGGAGTCCGCAGATGAGGTCGGCGGCGCCGGGGGCGGCCATGATATAGCCGCCGGGGCTACCATACCCTTCGGAAAAGAAGATGAATTTATAACAATACTGGACCAAAAAATAGGTAAACAATTAAGGCCAAAGTCACAATAG